The Natrarchaeobius halalkaliphilus genomic sequence GTCGATGTTCCGGTCGACGAAGACGGCTATCTGGACCTCGGTGAGCACGAATTCATCTTCGTTTTCGAAATCACCCACCATCCACGAGAGTACAATACCGACCCGTCAGTCGATCCAGATATTTCGGCGGACGACTACTGGGAAACGGCCCACGACGAGAGCGGTGATCCCAACTTCAACGACATGATCGCCCACGTCGAAATAACGCCCGCCGGCCAGGGATCGCCGGAGATCGATCCGGAGTTCTCGACCGGCCAGGGATCGGGAGCCGACGGTGGAACCGGGAGTGCTGACGAGCCGAGCAACTCGGGTGGTTCGAACGAGAGTGATATCGACGTCGACACTGACGAGATAATCATCGGGTAAAGCGGCCACGGGCCGGCAAAACGACAGCTATCGGAGCAGTCGTTCGAAGGCCGACTACGGAGTCACTTCGTGTGATTCGGACTCGAGAGTTTCGAGAACAGCCGCGGCGTGCCCGCCGGGAGAGACATCTTCGTACGTCGTTTCGACTCGTCCGTCGGGAGCGATGACGTACGTATTCCGGAAGACGCCGTCGAACGTGTTCCCGAACATCTGCTTTTCACCGTATGAGTCATAGAGCGTTGCGACCTCTCCGTGTTCGTCCGACAGGAGATCGAACTCGAGGTCGTACTCGGCGGCGAACGGTTCGATGTCGTCGACCGGATCGTCACTGATACCGACGATTGCGGCGTTGTGTTCCGTGAATTCGGCTATCGCATCGTTGAATTCACGCGCCTCAGTCGTACAGCCTTCGGTGTTCGCTCTGGGATAGAAGTAGATGACGAGTCGTTGGCCGCCGAAATCCGAGCGCTGGACGAGGTCGCCGTGTTGATTTGGGAGTTCGAACTGCGGAGCCTCATCGCCTACGTCGAGCATAGCCGTCTGTTAGAGACAATCGTTGTATGTGTTGTGATTCCGTCCGACGAAACGAACGCAAAAATCAGTTCGGACGTCGCTCACTCGAGTGGCTCTGCGGCTTCACGGTCGACGAGCGGTGTCGCGTTCTGTTCGGGAAGGGTGACGACGTCATCGGCCGAGAGTCGATATTCGCGATCGTCGACGCCGAGAATCGAGCCGACGTCGCGAGTGATCTTGACCGTCACCCGCTCGACGGACGGCTCGTCGGTGATCTCGTTGTGGTCGGCACCGTCGACGGCAGGATCAGCGCCACCCGACGCGCTATCGGGCTCATCGGGAGCGACGATGTCGTCCGGTTCCGTCTCGTCCGCGTCTCGATCCGGGTTCGACGAACTCTCGCCGGATTCTCGAGGCGGAACTGCTGGATCGGGTTCGGTGTGCGAATCGGTCTCGCCGTCCATAACGTCCGCGGCGGTGACGCCGCTGGTGTCGCTTTGGTGATCGCCCTCGGAGAGCGGTGGGTCAACTCCGGGCTCGGTTTCCGGCTCCGGTGGCTGGGGCGGTTCGGAAGGAGTCTCTTCGGGCGGATCGCCGTCTCGAGTCCCCGCGTCGAGTTCGTGGCCCTCACTCCCGGTCGACGCGTCGGATTCGCGTCCCTCGAGGACGTCGAGGACCCGTGACTTGTTCGATTCGATATCAGTGACGAGATCGTCGAAGAGATCGGATTCCTCGGCGGTCAGGCCCTCGTCGTCGGCTTGCATACCGGCCGCGGAAAGACTGGCCTGCTTGACGAGTTTTCCCATCCTGCGCTCGTAGACCGCCTCGACGACGTCTTTTGCGGTCTCGATCTCGTCGGTGAGTCGGCCGACTTCCGGCGAGGAGAACGGGTCGTCGGCCGTCTCTGCGACGCGGTCACGCTCGGCTTCGAGGTCAGCGATGTACTCGCCGACCTCCTGGTAGAACGACGGTCGCAGATGCTGGAGGCTGTCCTTCTTTCGCTCCTTGCTCTGGACCGAGCGTAACTCGTCGAGATTCATTCTTTTTCCTTCTCGGCTCTGCCGCGTGCCATGAGAAACACGCCGACATACTCCGGGAGTAACTGGTCACACTCTGAGACCGTAAAGATATCGCCACCGAGTTCGACCTCGCCACCGTCGGTGACGTCGACGGCGATCTCTTGGCCGCGAAAGGTGGCCGGAATCGCGTCGCAAAGCGGGTCGAACGCCGCAATTTCGTCGCGTTCGAGTCGGACCGTCTCGAGGCCGCTGCCACCGTGAAGGCTTCCCGGAAGCCGGATGAGCCGGTTCGTATCCGTCGTCACCGGTTCGTCGATTGGCGCATTGTCGCGTTCGACGGCCCGACTGGCAAAGCGTTCGGCAAGCTGGGAGACGGCGGTGTGAACGGTAACGTTGCCCGCTTCGAGTCCCTCCCGGTTGTTTCGTGCGGCGTTGAGCGTCGCCTGTGCTTTCCCGGCACCGATTCCGTCGAACTCCTGGAGACGCTCGAGTGCCGTCTCCTCCTCGAGTTCGAGCAGTTCGTCGACGTACTCCATGAAATGGGCGTGGGTCCGAGCACCCCATCCCCCCTCGATCTGGAGGAGGCGACGCTCCGTCGGCGTCTTCCGACCCAGCCCCGCAACGGTTTCGGTTTCGATCAGCTCCTCGAAGTCGAGTCCGATTCCGCGGACGTAATCGACGATCTCCCGTCGATGTTCCCGCTCGAGATGGCGGACGTTCTCGTCGCGAACGTGGACGTGATAGCCCCGTCCGCCGGAGAAGACTATCTCCATCTCATAGAAGCCGAAGTCGTTCTCGAGGAAATCGAGCAGTCGAAACAGCGCCTGTTTACACGTCGCGAGCATCTCGGCATACGAATCCTCACCGAGCGTTACCCCCGGGAGATGGTCGGCGTCGAGGTCGAAGATCAGGTCGGCCGATTGCCAGTCCTTCGCGTCCATCGAACTGGCGCCCGGATCGCGAAATCGGCCCGCGGAGAAGTAGACGTGTCGTGGCCGCTTGCGGACGAGAAACTCCGAAATGTCCCCCAGCTCGAGCAGCGACCGGTGTCTGACCATCGTCGTTCCCGGTCCGTCGGTCCAGGGGATAAACCCCCACTCCCGTTCGTTGGCTGCAGGGGGTAGCGTGATCTCCGTCCGGCGATAGTGATCACGAAACCGTCCCCTAAGGTAGGCTCTCGTTCGCTCCTCCATGCGCCTCGGTAGTCGTCGGTCGGGGGGTATAATCCTGCCGAATGGTCGACTTTGATCCGATCTTCGACGGCTGACTCGAGTGGATCGGGGAGGGGAGACGTTCTCGAACCGTCAAGGGTGGCTTTCGGGGACGAACAGGCTACGAGATGAGACGAGACGGGTGACCCGTGGAGTGGCGATTATCTTCGCATTAGTTCGGAGAGACGGTCTGTAATCCCGACATCGGGACCGAGTTTGAGGTAGTAGGCGTCGCCGTCGTCCTCGTAGTAGTCGTCGATCCGGCGTTTGATCTCGAATCCGAGATGCTCGTAGAACTCGAGAGCGTTCTCGTTGTTCGTGCGAGCGTGACAGGTGATCGTATCGTGATCGTCCGCGACGAGGGCGACGAGTTGTTTTCCGATTCCGAGCCCGCGACAGTCCCGGTCGACCGCGAGAAAGAGGATGTAGCCGTCGCGCCTGACCGCCGCGAATCCGACCAACTCCCCCTCCTGAAGATAGCAGTGGACGGTAGAACGGCGGTAGGCGTCGGTGAAAAAGTCGTATCGCTGCTTGAGCACTCCCTCGCGTCGTTTGATATCCTCTTTGAGCTGCCAAGCTTCGTCGACAAAGTCGTCACTCCCCGGCGTGACGACGCGACTGTCGATGTTGACGCTCACTATTACACTCTTACATCGTGGCCAATATAATTCCACCGGCAATCGGTAATCGAGAACGTCAGACGACTCCGTGTGTCGGCCGGTTTCGATCCGACGAGCGACGGACATACCACGTCGGTCCTCGTAGATGCCAGCGATGAGTTACGAACTCCGCGATCATACGGCCGATATCGCGGTCGCTGCGACGGGAGGCTCACTCGAGGCGGTGTTCGCGGCGACGGCAGACGGGCTGACGGCTG encodes the following:
- a CDS encoding GNAT family N-acetyltransferase, which encodes MSVNIDSRVVTPGSDDFVDEAWQLKEDIKRREGVLKQRYDFFTDAYRRSTVHCYLQEGELVGFAAVRRDGYILFLAVDRDCRGLGIGKQLVALVADDHDTITCHARTNNENALEFYEHLGFEIKRRIDDYYEDDGDAYYLKLGPDVGITDRLSELMRR
- a CDS encoding peroxiredoxin, with product MLDVGDEAPQFELPNQHGDLVQRSDFGGQRLVIYFYPRANTEGCTTEAREFNDAIAEFTEHNAAIVGISDDPVDDIEPFAAEYDLEFDLLSDEHGEVATLYDSYGEKQMFGNTFDGVFRNTYVIAPDGRVETTYEDVSPGGHAAAVLETLESESHEVTP
- a CDS encoding DNA replication complex subunit Gins51, whose protein sequence is MNLDELRSVQSKERKKDSLQHLRPSFYQEVGEYIADLEAERDRVAETADDPFSSPEVGRLTDEIETAKDVVEAVYERRMGKLVKQASLSAAGMQADDEGLTAEESDLFDDLVTDIESNKSRVLDVLEGRESDASTGSEGHELDAGTRDGDPPEETPSEPPQPPEPETEPGVDPPLSEGDHQSDTSGVTAADVMDGETDSHTEPDPAVPPRESGESSSNPDRDADETEPDDIVAPDEPDSASGGADPAVDGADHNEITDEPSVERVTVKITRDVGSILGVDDREYRLSADDVVTLPEQNATPLVDREAAEPLE
- the priS gene encoding DNA primase small subunit PriS, giving the protein MEERTRAYLRGRFRDHYRRTEITLPPAANEREWGFIPWTDGPGTTMVRHRSLLELGDISEFLVRKRPRHVYFSAGRFRDPGASSMDAKDWQSADLIFDLDADHLPGVTLGEDSYAEMLATCKQALFRLLDFLENDFGFYEMEIVFSGGRGYHVHVRDENVRHLEREHRREIVDYVRGIGLDFEELIETETVAGLGRKTPTERRLLQIEGGWGARTHAHFMEYVDELLELEEETALERLQEFDGIGAGKAQATLNAARNNREGLEAGNVTVHTAVSQLAERFASRAVERDNAPIDEPVTTDTNRLIRLPGSLHGGSGLETVRLERDEIAAFDPLCDAIPATFRGQEIAVDVTDGGEVELGGDIFTVSECDQLLPEYVGVFLMARGRAEKEKE